The proteins below are encoded in one region of Dioscorea cayenensis subsp. rotundata cultivar TDr96_F1 chromosome 18, TDr96_F1_v2_PseudoChromosome.rev07_lg8_w22 25.fasta, whole genome shotgun sequence:
- the LOC120282083 gene encoding zeaxanthin epoxidase, chloroplastic isoform X1 has product MALTSTTLLHSPQSHLPIPSQTFIHGAFAPCLPPSNLLYSRGVLRRCRMPMIVKNSGRSVDLAPGSSSVSNPERKFRILIAGGGIGGLVFALAAKRKGFDVMVFEKDLSAIRGEGQYRGPIQIQSNALAALEAIDMDVAEEVLRAGCITGDRINGLVDGISGTWYIKFDTFTPAAERGLPVTRVISRMTLQQILARAVGDDVILNASNVVDFVDNGSTVTVILENGQKYDGDLLVGADGIWSKVRKVLFGHSEASYSGYTCYTGIADFVPPDIETVGYRVFLGHKQYFVSSDVGAGKMQWYAFHKEPPGGTDVPNGKKERLLKIFGGWCDNVIDLLLATDEEAILRRDIYDRIPVFSWGKGRVTLLGDSVHAMQPNMGQGGCMAIEDGFQLALELEKAWTKSVESGTPLDVFSALKSYEEARRIRVAIIYGMARMAAIMASTYRPYLGVGLGPLSFLTKLRIPHPGRVGGRFFIKIAMPLMLSWVLGGNSEKLEGRPLCCRLSDKASDDLQRWFEDDDALERALGGEWYLFPAGNENNELLQPIHLPKDAQTPYLIGKKHSHADIPGTSIALPLPQVDELHARITCKDNAFYLTDMQSQHGTWISDNEGRQYRAPPNFPVKLRPSDIIEFGSDKKAVFRVKVLNTLPPPTQNEGRQVLQPV; this is encoded by the exons ATGGCTCTCACTTCCACTACTCTCCTTCATTCCCCCCAATCCCACCTCCCAATCCCATCCCAAACCTTCATCCATGGTGCCTTTGCGCCTTGTCTCCCTCCCAGCAACCTTCTCTACAGCCGCGGCGTCTTGAGGAGGTGCAGGATGCCGATGATCGTGAAGAACAGCGGGAGGTCGGTGGATTTGGCGCCTGGTTCGTCGAGCGTGTCTAATCCGGAACGGAAGTTTCGGATTCTGATCGCTGGAGGTGGGATTGGTGGGCTGGTGTTTGCCCTTGCGGCGAAGAGGAAAGGGTTTGATGTGATGGTGTTTGAGAAGGATTTAAGTGCGATTAGAGGAGAAGGGCAGTACCGGGGACCGATCCAGATACAGAGCAACGCTCTTGCTGCGTTGGAGGCCATTGATATGGATGTTGCTGAGGAGGTCTTGCGGGCTGGGTGCATTACTGGGGACCGGATTAACGGCCTTGTTGATGGAATCTCTGGCACTTG GTATATCAAGTTTGATACATTTACTCCTGCAGCGGAACGAGGTCTTCCTGTTACAAGAGTCATTAGTCGTATGACATTACAACAAATATTGGCTCGTGCTGTTGGGGATGATGTCATTCTTAATGCCAGTAatgttgttgattttgtggACAATGGCTCCACG GTTACAGTAATACTTGAGAATGGGCAGAAGTATGACGGTGATCTTCTTGTAGGGGCTGATGGTATATGGTCAAAG GTGCGTAAGGTCTTGTTTGGACACTCGGAGGCATCTTATTCAGGCTATACTTGCTACACTGGCATTGCTGATTTTGTGCCTCCGGATATTGAAACTGTTGG GTATCGCGTGTTTCTTGGCCACAAACAATATTTTGTTTCTTCAGATGTTGGTGCTGGGAAAATGCAGTGGTATGCATTTCATAAAGAGCCACCTGGGGGCACTGATGTTCCTAATG GTAAAAAGGAGAGGTTGCTCAAAATATTTGGTGGCTGGTGTGATAATGTAATTGATTTGTTACTTGCAACGGATGAGGAAGCAATTCTACGACGTGACATCTATGATCGTATACCTGTTTTTAGTTGGGGAAAAGGTCGTGTAACCTTGCTTGGGGACTCTGTGCATGCTATGCAACCAAATATGGGTCAAGGTGGTTGTATGGCTATTGAG GATGGCTTTCAGCTTGCCTTAGAACTTGAGAAGGCTTGGACAAAAAGTGTTGAGTCTGGGACTCCATTAGATGTTTTTTCTGCTTTGAAaag TTATGAGGAGGCAAGGAGAATTCGTGTGGCTATTATATATGGAATGGCAAGAATGGCCGCTATTATGGCCTCAACTTATAGGCCTTATCTTGGTGTTGGGCTTGGTCCTTTGTcg tttttaacCAAGCTTCGGATACCACATCCTGGAAGAGTTGGTGGGAGATTTTTCATCAAGATAGCAATGCCACTTATGCTAAGCTGGGTTCTTGGTGGTAACAG TGAAAAACTTGAAGGAAGGCCACTGTGTTGCCGACTCTCTGACAAG GCAAGCGATGATCTTCAGAGGTggtttgaagatgatgatgcgCTAGAGCGTGCTCTTGGTGGAGA GTGGTACCTTTTTCCTGCtggaaatgaaaacaatgaattattaCAGCCCATTCATCTTCCTAAAGATGCGCAAACACCATATCTCATTGG GAAGAAGCATTCGCATGCTGACATACCAGGAACATCTATTGCCTTGCCTTTACCTCAG GTAGATGAACTTCATGCACGTATTACTTGTAAAGATAATGCCTTCTACTTGACCGACATGCAAAGTCAACATGGTACCTGGATTTCAGA TAATGAAGGCAGGCAGTATAGAGCACCCCCTAATTTCCCTGTCAAGCTACGCCCTTCAGACATAATTGAGTTTGGATCTGATAAGAAG GCTGTATTCCGCGTAAAAGTGCTAAATACATTGCCACCACCAACGCAAAATGAAGGGCGGCAAGTTTTGCAGCCAGTGTAG
- the LOC120282083 gene encoding zeaxanthin epoxidase, chloroplastic isoform X2 — translation MLLRRSCGLGALLGTGLTALLMESLALAERGLPVTRVISRMTLQQILARAVGDDVILNASNVVDFVDNGSTVTVILENGQKYDGDLLVGADGIWSKVRKVLFGHSEASYSGYTCYTGIADFVPPDIETVGYRVFLGHKQYFVSSDVGAGKMQWYAFHKEPPGGTDVPNGKKERLLKIFGGWCDNVIDLLLATDEEAILRRDIYDRIPVFSWGKGRVTLLGDSVHAMQPNMGQGGCMAIEDGFQLALELEKAWTKSVESGTPLDVFSALKSYEEARRIRVAIIYGMARMAAIMASTYRPYLGVGLGPLSFLTKLRIPHPGRVGGRFFIKIAMPLMLSWVLGGNSEKLEGRPLCCRLSDKASDDLQRWFEDDDALERALGGEWYLFPAGNENNELLQPIHLPKDAQTPYLIGKKHSHADIPGTSIALPLPQVDELHARITCKDNAFYLTDMQSQHGTWISDNEGRQYRAPPNFPVKLRPSDIIEFGSDKKAVFRVKVLNTLPPPTQNEGRQVLQPV, via the exons ATGTTGCTGAGGAGGTCTTGCGGGCTGGGTGCATTACTGGGGACCGGATTAACGGCCTTGTTGATGGAATCTCTGGCACTTG CGGAACGAGGTCTTCCTGTTACAAGAGTCATTAGTCGTATGACATTACAACAAATATTGGCTCGTGCTGTTGGGGATGATGTCATTCTTAATGCCAGTAatgttgttgattttgtggACAATGGCTCCACG GTTACAGTAATACTTGAGAATGGGCAGAAGTATGACGGTGATCTTCTTGTAGGGGCTGATGGTATATGGTCAAAG GTGCGTAAGGTCTTGTTTGGACACTCGGAGGCATCTTATTCAGGCTATACTTGCTACACTGGCATTGCTGATTTTGTGCCTCCGGATATTGAAACTGTTGG GTATCGCGTGTTTCTTGGCCACAAACAATATTTTGTTTCTTCAGATGTTGGTGCTGGGAAAATGCAGTGGTATGCATTTCATAAAGAGCCACCTGGGGGCACTGATGTTCCTAATG GTAAAAAGGAGAGGTTGCTCAAAATATTTGGTGGCTGGTGTGATAATGTAATTGATTTGTTACTTGCAACGGATGAGGAAGCAATTCTACGACGTGACATCTATGATCGTATACCTGTTTTTAGTTGGGGAAAAGGTCGTGTAACCTTGCTTGGGGACTCTGTGCATGCTATGCAACCAAATATGGGTCAAGGTGGTTGTATGGCTATTGAG GATGGCTTTCAGCTTGCCTTAGAACTTGAGAAGGCTTGGACAAAAAGTGTTGAGTCTGGGACTCCATTAGATGTTTTTTCTGCTTTGAAaag TTATGAGGAGGCAAGGAGAATTCGTGTGGCTATTATATATGGAATGGCAAGAATGGCCGCTATTATGGCCTCAACTTATAGGCCTTATCTTGGTGTTGGGCTTGGTCCTTTGTcg tttttaacCAAGCTTCGGATACCACATCCTGGAAGAGTTGGTGGGAGATTTTTCATCAAGATAGCAATGCCACTTATGCTAAGCTGGGTTCTTGGTGGTAACAG TGAAAAACTTGAAGGAAGGCCACTGTGTTGCCGACTCTCTGACAAG GCAAGCGATGATCTTCAGAGGTggtttgaagatgatgatgcgCTAGAGCGTGCTCTTGGTGGAGA GTGGTACCTTTTTCCTGCtggaaatgaaaacaatgaattattaCAGCCCATTCATCTTCCTAAAGATGCGCAAACACCATATCTCATTGG GAAGAAGCATTCGCATGCTGACATACCAGGAACATCTATTGCCTTGCCTTTACCTCAG GTAGATGAACTTCATGCACGTATTACTTGTAAAGATAATGCCTTCTACTTGACCGACATGCAAAGTCAACATGGTACCTGGATTTCAGA TAATGAAGGCAGGCAGTATAGAGCACCCCCTAATTTCCCTGTCAAGCTACGCCCTTCAGACATAATTGAGTTTGGATCTGATAAGAAG GCTGTATTCCGCGTAAAAGTGCTAAATACATTGCCACCACCAACGCAAAATGAAGGGCGGCAAGTTTTGCAGCCAGTGTAG